From the genome of Colwellia psychrerythraea 34H, one region includes:
- a CDS encoding PBPRA1643 family SWIM/SEC-C metal-binding motif protein: protein MHDLYYKGRIHTRHNHVTTGYNTKRSVKLGSEKQPLTLVVSSEERKIEITKLVSDNDLFAEITVDSTVEENIVELEGLLSKPTTTRFDKTPNRNDPCSCGSEKKYKKCCG from the coding sequence ATGCACGATCTTTATTACAAAGGGCGTATTCACACCAGACATAACCATGTAACCACAGGTTATAATACTAAGCGTTCCGTTAAGCTTGGTAGTGAGAAACAACCATTAACGCTAGTGGTTAGTAGTGAAGAAAGAAAAATAGAAATAACAAAGTTAGTTAGCGATAACGACTTATTTGCTGAAATTACGGTAGATAGTACTGTCGAAGAAAATATAGTTGAACTTGAAGGCCTATTAAGTAAACCTACGACGACTCGATTTGATAAAACTCCGAACCGTAATGATCCTTGCTCATGTGGCAGTGAGAAAAAATATAAAAAGTGTTGTGGTTAA
- a CDS encoding thioesterase family protein: MYPYIKLIATLFRAKNSPQMNLDEKSVLNCRAGLTDIDVFVELNNARHLTYMEFGRWDFAQRTGLLSLMRKNKWAFAVGGASVRYRRRIAFWKKFTVTTQVICHDGRWFYFLQETHIKDKVCSSALIKAAFTSKQGLVPATEVLAAYGKTTPNFDVPDWVNAWIDAESQRPWP, from the coding sequence ATGTACCCGTATATTAAGTTAATCGCGACCCTGTTTAGAGCCAAAAATAGTCCTCAAATGAATTTGGATGAAAAAAGCGTGCTGAACTGCCGTGCAGGGTTAACTGATATTGATGTCTTTGTTGAACTTAATAATGCGCGTCATTTAACGTATATGGAGTTTGGTCGTTGGGATTTTGCTCAACGTACCGGTTTACTGAGTCTCATGAGAAAAAACAAATGGGCCTTCGCTGTGGGCGGTGCTAGTGTGCGCTATCGTAGAAGAATAGCGTTTTGGAAAAAATTCACTGTCACTACTCAGGTTATTTGTCATGATGGCCGCTGGTTTTACTTTTTACAAGAAACCCATATTAAAGATAAAGTTTGTTCATCGGCATTAATTAAAGCCGCGTTTACCTCAAAGCAGGGTTTAGTACCCGCTACTGAAGTTTTAGCTGCCTATGGTAAAACCACACCAAACTTTGATGTACCCGATTGGGTTAATGCCTGGATTGATGCAGAAAGTCAGCGACCTTGGCCGTAA
- a CDS encoding DUF6500 family protein, translating to MRTSLQEKIVAVCDKKVAQKGTNVGLSFYAFFANKNDDPDLLMEAATWWIMTHKLDHFEKALKIKALVILER from the coding sequence ATGCGTACTAGTTTGCAAGAAAAGATCGTTGCAGTGTGTGATAAAAAAGTGGCGCAAAAGGGCACTAATGTCGGTTTATCGTTTTATGCATTTTTTGCCAATAAAAATGATGACCCTGATTTATTGATGGAAGCAGCAACATGGTGGATTATGACTCATAAACTCGACCACTTTGAAAAGGCGCTTAAAATTAAAGCCTTGGTTATCTTAGAGCGATAA
- a CDS encoding GNAT family N-acetyltransferase: MIRAVKEQDVSSICTIYNHFIENTVVTFEEEVVTASDILKRITKITADDLPWFVAEDESGNIMGYAYATKWRDRFSYRFSVEVTVYLSPEHTSKGLGTKLYQVLFEELKRIKIHSAIGGITIPNEASIALHEKFGMVKVAHFKEVGLKFDRWLDVGYWQVTL, translated from the coding sequence ATGATTAGAGCAGTAAAAGAACAAGACGTAAGTAGTATTTGTACTATTTACAATCATTTCATAGAAAATACCGTTGTAACCTTTGAAGAAGAAGTCGTCACAGCGTCAGATATATTAAAGCGTATAACAAAAATAACCGCCGACGATTTACCTTGGTTTGTTGCAGAAGATGAGTCGGGAAATATCATGGGTTATGCCTATGCGACTAAGTGGCGAGATAGATTTTCTTATCGATTTTCAGTTGAAGTGACTGTGTATTTGTCTCCTGAGCATACTTCAAAAGGTCTCGGCACTAAGTTGTATCAAGTACTATTTGAAGAATTAAAGCGTATAAAGATCCACAGTGCTATTGGGGGAATTACCATACCTAATGAAGCGAGTATCGCTTTACATGAAAAATTTGGCATGGTGAAAGTGGCTCATTTTAAAGAAGTGGGTTTAAAATTTGATCGTTGGTTAGACGTCGGATATTGGCAAGTAACACTGTAG
- a CDS encoding amidohydrolase family protein, whose amino-acid sequence MPSKTMLSKKHLLSGVALSVMLALPTTFAKSPIDNEASIEETTPKWSVNSPQGNFTTADIDVRSGTWMNVDLNPDGKTIIFDLLGDIYTMPASGGEATPLMTDIAWQMQPRFSPDGKYIAFTSDEDGGDNLWIMKADGSEAKAVTTETFRLLNSPAWSPDGNYIVGRKHYTGTRSLGAGEVWMYHKSGGNGVMLTKRPNEQKDLGEPAFSHDGKYVYFSQDATPGKSFHYSKDSEKGIYKIKRLELETGEIKVVVSGKGGAIRPTLSPDGKYLAFISRDDFQSNLYLYNLKNGEQSKVYDGLDRDMQETWAIHGVYPTMAWTPDSEGLVFWSGGKINKLSLDSKKAKVIDFHVKTTKKIQTAVRFPQDLDQKSFDTKMLRDVKVSPNGKLAVYESMGHLYTKSLPKGKPKRLTKQKSQFELNPSFSRDGKKIVYVSWDDKNLGQVRVVSSRGGKGKTITREPGKYVEPSFSPDGKAVVYRKVTGGFITDPTWGLNPGVYAVSVKGGKAKLVTEEGVQPHFGARNDRIYVTRDGETPHISRIDIDGQHDTKLYQGKFASEYRVSPDGNYLAFAERFKVFVTPFVERGDVIDIGPKAENLPVEQLSMRAGEGINWNGKSNELYWSLGADLYQASIKGLFDITAKTTDENDDGSEPETSASTVVNDINVINLSYKQKVDIPSGHVAFVGGKVITMEGEQVIDNGVVLVEGNKIKAVGTKGQVNIPSDATIIDITGKTVMPGLIDAHAHGPQGSNEIIPQQNWKNYAGLALGVTTIHDPSNDTTEFFAASEMQKAGKIVAARLFSTGTILYGATIPGYTSHVDSLDDAKFHVERLKAAGAFSVKSYNQPRRNQRQQFIQAARELEMMVVPEGGSLLQHNLTMVVDGHTTLEHSISTAKIYADIKQLWSQSDMAYTPTMGVAYGGISGENYWYDTTNVWEHPRLSQYVPSEFLDPRSMRRPKAPLHHYNHFNVAKVAKEMQDLGVVVNAGGHGQREGLAMHWEMWMMAQGGMSPLQAIRTATISPAKSLGLDKDLGSLTVGKLADMIVIDGDITQDIRLSDKVTHTMINGRLYNADTMNEIGNYDNKREKFYFENK is encoded by the coding sequence ATGCCGTCGAAAACCATGTTATCTAAAAAACACTTACTTTCAGGTGTTGCACTCAGTGTTATGTTGGCCTTACCAACCACTTTTGCAAAATCACCTATTGATAATGAAGCCTCGATAGAAGAAACAACACCTAAATGGTCGGTTAATTCGCCACAAGGTAACTTCACTACGGCTGATATAGATGTACGTTCAGGTACTTGGATGAATGTTGATTTAAACCCTGATGGCAAAACCATTATTTTTGATTTATTGGGTGATATTTACACCATGCCAGCTTCTGGCGGCGAAGCAACGCCGTTGATGACTGATATCGCCTGGCAAATGCAACCGCGCTTTAGCCCTGATGGTAAGTACATCGCATTTACTTCTGATGAAGATGGTGGCGATAACTTATGGATTATGAAAGCGGATGGCAGTGAAGCAAAAGCAGTAACGACAGAAACCTTTCGTTTATTAAACAGCCCTGCATGGTCACCGGATGGTAACTATATTGTTGGCCGTAAACATTACACAGGCACTCGCTCTTTAGGTGCCGGTGAAGTGTGGATGTATCATAAGTCGGGTGGTAATGGCGTAATGTTAACTAAGCGCCCCAATGAGCAAAAAGATTTAGGCGAGCCAGCATTTTCTCATGATGGAAAATATGTCTATTTCTCACAAGATGCTACGCCAGGTAAAAGCTTTCATTATTCGAAAGATTCTGAAAAGGGCATTTATAAAATTAAGCGTCTTGAGCTTGAAACGGGTGAAATTAAAGTAGTTGTATCAGGTAAGGGGGGTGCTATAAGACCGACACTTTCACCTGATGGTAAGTATTTAGCGTTTATTAGCCGTGATGATTTTCAATCAAACTTATATCTGTACAACCTTAAAAACGGTGAGCAAAGCAAAGTTTATGATGGTTTAGACCGTGATATGCAAGAGACATGGGCTATTCATGGAGTGTATCCTACGATGGCGTGGACACCTGATAGTGAAGGTTTAGTTTTTTGGTCTGGAGGTAAAATCAACAAATTATCCCTTGATTCTAAAAAAGCTAAAGTGATTGATTTTCATGTTAAAACAACAAAGAAAATTCAAACGGCCGTACGCTTCCCACAAGATTTAGATCAAAAAAGTTTTGATACAAAAATGCTACGTGATGTCAAAGTATCTCCTAACGGTAAGCTTGCTGTTTATGAATCTATGGGGCACCTGTATACCAAGAGCTTGCCCAAGGGTAAGCCTAAGCGTTTAACTAAACAAAAAAGTCAGTTTGAGTTAAACCCGAGTTTTTCTCGTGATGGTAAAAAGATTGTTTATGTTAGCTGGGATGATAAAAATTTAGGCCAAGTACGTGTTGTTTCTAGCCGAGGCGGTAAAGGTAAAACGATAACGCGTGAACCAGGGAAATACGTTGAACCAAGCTTTTCACCTGATGGTAAAGCCGTGGTATACCGCAAAGTAACGGGTGGTTTTATTACTGATCCTACTTGGGGTTTGAATCCTGGTGTTTATGCTGTTTCAGTAAAAGGCGGTAAGGCTAAACTGGTTACTGAAGAGGGCGTTCAACCACACTTTGGCGCGCGAAACGATCGTATTTATGTGACACGTGATGGCGAAACGCCGCATATTTCGCGCATAGATATTGATGGCCAACATGACACCAAGTTATATCAGGGTAAGTTTGCGTCAGAATATCGGGTATCACCGGATGGTAATTATCTTGCTTTTGCCGAGCGTTTTAAAGTCTTTGTCACACCTTTTGTCGAGCGTGGTGACGTTATAGATATAGGTCCTAAAGCTGAAAACTTACCGGTAGAGCAATTATCAATGCGTGCTGGTGAAGGTATTAATTGGAATGGTAAATCAAATGAGCTTTATTGGAGTCTTGGTGCTGATTTATATCAAGCATCTATTAAAGGTTTGTTTGATATTACAGCCAAAACAACTGATGAAAATGATGATGGGTCAGAGCCTGAAACTAGTGCATCTACCGTAGTTAACGATATCAATGTTATTAACTTAAGTTATAAACAAAAAGTTGATATTCCATCTGGTCATGTTGCTTTTGTTGGCGGTAAAGTTATCACAATGGAAGGTGAACAAGTTATTGATAATGGTGTTGTCCTTGTTGAAGGTAACAAAATCAAAGCCGTAGGTACTAAGGGGCAAGTAAACATCCCAAGTGATGCGACCATCATTGATATTACGGGCAAAACAGTGATGCCCGGTTTAATTGATGCGCATGCTCATGGCCCGCAAGGCAGTAATGAAATTATTCCACAGCAAAACTGGAAAAATTATGCTGGTTTGGCGCTAGGGGTAACGACAATTCATGATCCATCAAATGATACCACGGAATTTTTTGCAGCAAGTGAAATGCAAAAAGCCGGTAAGATAGTTGCGGCACGATTATTCTCAACAGGTACTATTTTATATGGTGCTACTATCCCAGGGTATACGTCACATGTTGATAGTCTGGATGATGCTAAATTTCACGTTGAACGTTTAAAAGCGGCAGGGGCCTTTAGTGTTAAAAGCTATAATCAACCACGTCGTAACCAACGCCAGCAGTTTATTCAAGCAGCGCGTGAATTAGAGATGATGGTTGTACCTGAAGGGGGCTCATTACTACAACATAACTTAACTATGGTTGTTGATGGGCATACTACGCTTGAACATTCTATTTCTACCGCTAAAATTTATGCTGATATCAAACAATTATGGTCTCAATCTGATATGGCTTACACGCCAACTATGGGCGTGGCTTATGGCGGTATTTCCGGCGAAAACTATTGGTATGATACGACTAATGTTTGGGAACACCCTCGTTTAAGTCAATATGTGCCTAGCGAGTTTTTAGATCCCCGCTCTATGCGTCGACCAAAAGCACCACTTCATCACTATAATCACTTCAACGTCGCAAAAGTTGCCAAAGAAATGCAAGACTTAGGTGTGGTAGTTAATGCTGGTGGTCACGGACAACGCGAGGGTTTAGCAATGCACTGGGAAATGTGGATGATGGCTCAAGGCGGTATGTCACCACTGCAAGCCATTCGTACCGCAACTATTTCCCCTGCAAAATCACTTGGTTTGGATAAAGACTTAGGTTCATTAACCGTTGGTAAACTTGCTGACATGATTGTTATTGATGGAGATATCACGCAGGATATCCGCCTAAGTGATAAAGTTACCCACACTATGATTAACGGCCGTTTGTATAATGCCGACACCATGAATGAAATTGGTAATTATGATAATAAACGTGAAAAGTTCTATTTCGAAAATAAATAG